A stretch of Microbulbifer bruguierae DNA encodes these proteins:
- a CDS encoding glycosyltransferase family 2 protein, protein MDRKIENSAIEVSFCIPVMNRLGDIQSTLRKNLEDNREDCDIVEFIVISFDHDDGTAKWVESEFQNELATGYLKFYHLKDLEFWHFGKAKNAFKPYVSGKIYASLDGDNFTGYRGGRHILDIFQRYQYKCIFHQFQGDWGDGTCGRISIRMEDYLQWGYDEDFLPRQWDEMDAMLSVLVNQPGTKYICYKGEGKNIIKKSHPFRRFLEESSISIEQIELEDTGANRFESDRAAVGEHNSNYVQDDAKLRLASVYNHLLSYIKNTSSHDLKDKYISEISNCQKEIVSSIDVETLRKWYLKCESNQPNTSKVGAVCLVSCIKNEPNLKEWYEYYKSIGVDSFFLIDDGSVEPVSETFKDCDDVFVWSPVVGQFKFAKTLWMEILLNSYCQSRWTYIVDSDEYVELVSAGSESRNKTLEFVAGHGREYFSGYLLDLYPGGSEYVGSGLQANNITLDDCKYYQFRPANLQHRYVQHNTAVWSYGEHSSWAYSLDIRYRCNGSLDSLRKFPLVRWREKMHLNQGFHDLIIDGVKRTPKDLECEFLLPIRHYKIYSLAQQSIGANEKSVDQYHSETKINLTRMLGSLNKIIRTCIYNPYSYKFSSPYLIPTPTNKKLLLVNVDSLGKTPEVNHWDRGNVIKFISADKLEVKGDHIFAASFQDACNYILRNTPFSKYKIEDSGLTSFSI, encoded by the coding sequence ATGGACAGAAAAATTGAAAATAGCGCAATAGAAGTTTCTTTCTGTATCCCGGTTATGAATCGCCTGGGTGATATCCAGTCGACCTTGAGGAAAAACCTTGAGGATAACCGCGAGGATTGCGATATCGTTGAGTTTATCGTCATATCATTTGATCATGACGACGGCACTGCAAAGTGGGTGGAAAGCGAGTTCCAAAATGAATTGGCAACTGGATACCTCAAATTCTATCACCTGAAAGATCTGGAATTCTGGCACTTCGGTAAGGCGAAAAATGCCTTTAAACCCTATGTAAGTGGGAAAATTTACGCGAGCCTCGATGGCGATAACTTTACCGGTTATCGGGGTGGGCGACATATTCTGGATATTTTCCAGCGGTATCAATACAAGTGTATTTTTCACCAGTTCCAGGGAGACTGGGGTGATGGAACTTGTGGGCGTATTTCCATAAGGATGGAAGACTACCTGCAGTGGGGGTATGACGAAGACTTTTTACCTCGTCAGTGGGATGAAATGGACGCAATGCTCAGTGTCCTGGTGAACCAGCCTGGCACAAAATATATCTGTTATAAAGGCGAAGGTAAAAACATTATCAAGAAGAGCCATCCGTTCCGGCGTTTTCTTGAAGAGAGCTCAATCAGTATTGAACAGATCGAGCTTGAGGATACAGGCGCGAACCGGTTTGAAAGTGATCGCGCGGCGGTAGGTGAACATAATTCCAACTACGTGCAAGACGATGCCAAATTGCGTTTGGCTTCAGTGTACAACCATTTGTTGTCGTATATAAAAAATACGTCATCCCATGATTTAAAGGATAAGTACATTTCTGAGATTTCAAATTGTCAGAAGGAAATCGTTTCCTCCATTGACGTTGAAACTCTAAGGAAGTGGTATCTAAAATGTGAGTCAAATCAGCCAAACACCTCTAAAGTTGGTGCGGTGTGTCTGGTTTCGTGCATAAAAAATGAGCCAAACTTGAAGGAGTGGTACGAATACTACAAGTCTATTGGAGTTGATTCATTTTTCCTGATAGACGATGGCTCGGTTGAACCTGTTTCTGAAACCTTTAAAGATTGTGATGACGTATTTGTTTGGTCGCCAGTCGTTGGTCAGTTTAAGTTTGCTAAGACACTTTGGATGGAGATTCTACTGAACTCGTATTGCCAGAGTCGGTGGACATATATTGTTGATAGCGACGAGTATGTCGAGTTGGTCAGCGCTGGTTCGGAATCAAGAAATAAAACATTAGAATTCGTGGCTGGCCATGGGCGGGAGTATTTTTCTGGCTATTTATTGGACCTTTACCCCGGCGGTAGTGAATACGTAGGAAGTGGTTTACAGGCAAATAATATTACTTTGGATGATTGTAAATATTATCAATTTCGGCCTGCAAACTTACAGCATCGATATGTTCAACATAACACAGCAGTGTGGAGTTATGGGGAGCATTCTTCGTGGGCATACTCTCTGGATATACGTTATCGCTGTAACGGTTCACTCGATAGTCTTCGAAAATTTCCATTGGTCAGGTGGCGTGAAAAGATGCACCTGAACCAGGGGTTCCACGATTTAATTATTGATGGCGTTAAACGAACTCCAAAAGATTTGGAGTGTGAGTTTTTGTTGCCAATTCGGCACTACAAAATATACTCGCTTGCTCAGCAAAGTATAGGCGCCAATGAAAAATCTGTTGACCAGTACCATAGTGAAACAAAGATTAATCTTACTCGGATGCTGGGAAGCCTTAATAAAATCATACGTACATGTATTTACAATCCTTACTCGTACAAGTTTTCGTCTCCTTACTTAATTCCGACACCAACAAATAAAAAACTGCTGCTGGTTAATGTTGATAGCCTTGGAAAAACTCCAGAGGTTAATCATTGGGATAGGGGGAATGTAATTAAATTTATTTCGGCGGATAAACTGGAGGTGAAGGGGGATCACATTTTTGCGGCATCATTTCAGGATGCTTGTAACTATATTTTACGCAATACCCCATTCTCGAAGTACAAGATCGAAGATTCAGGTTTGACTAGCTTCTCAATCTAA
- a CDS encoding sulfotransferase — MSDGKIFVIGMNATGTSILHRAFQVMGLNSLHWAPEVGSLKSRMEEAKKFQFSLLNAIEAGKRDPLGDASYFDVFSDVWPIIQYFEYFYSAYPGSKFIYTCRDDEEWLRDRERHVGRNKSALESGDYVGSFVNVEREKWLKEKYNHLKRVKQWFSADGRSDDLLYFDLYKGDGFVELCDFLDCKLPERIFPLFGKVA; from the coding sequence ATGAGCGACGGTAAAATATTTGTTATAGGCATGAATGCTACTGGCACCTCGATATTGCATCGAGCATTCCAAGTTATGGGGCTTAATTCCTTACATTGGGCTCCAGAGGTTGGATCCCTTAAGTCAAGGATGGAGGAGGCAAAAAAGTTCCAGTTTTCACTTCTGAATGCAATTGAGGCGGGAAAGAGAGATCCTTTAGGTGACGCTTCGTACTTTGATGTATTTAGTGATGTATGGCCAATAATTCAATATTTTGAATATTTTTACAGCGCTTACCCGGGAAGCAAATTTATTTACACTTGCCGAGATGACGAGGAATGGTTGCGGGATCGGGAGAGGCACGTTGGCAGAAATAAGAGTGCGCTTGAAAGTGGCGACTATGTGGGTTCATTTGTTAATGTAGAACGAGAAAAGTGGCTGAAAGAAAAGTATAACCATCTAAAGCGTGTAAAGCAGTGGTTTTCTGCTGATGGAAGGTCTGATGACCTCCTGTATTTTGACCTATATAAAGGAGATGGTTTTGTAGAGCTGTGTGATTTCCTAGATTGTAAATTGCCTGAAAGAATATTTCCTCTATTCGGTAAAGTTGCATGA